A region of Clostridium acetobutylicum ATCC 824 DNA encodes the following proteins:
- a CDS encoding FadR/GntR family transcriptional regulator, producing the protein MEDGRTSDKVLEKIQEKIFSGEWKPGQKIMSETKLAEDLNVSRVSVREAIEKLAAFNIVSKKKGGGTFINDLGPSVYLNSLLPMLILNRDNYLEILEFRLITEPESAKLCAERCDDELIISLEKIYDNMKNYKDDIQKFTKEDLNFHTKIAEGTKNSLIIKINELLMNILEYHQRGLYETLGPKGGICEHKFILDAIKNRDSELAFIYSRRHAERTINDLKKLQT; encoded by the coding sequence ATGGAAGATGGTAGAACAAGCGACAAGGTACTAGAAAAAATCCAGGAAAAAATCTTTAGTGGAGAATGGAAGCCTGGCCAAAAAATTATGTCAGAAACAAAACTAGCTGAAGATTTAAATGTAAGTAGGGTATCTGTAAGAGAAGCTATTGAAAAATTAGCAGCTTTTAATATAGTAAGTAAGAAGAAAGGTGGAGGCACATTTATAAATGATTTAGGTCCATCCGTATACTTAAATAGCTTACTTCCAATGCTGATTTTAAATAGAGATAACTATTTAGAAATATTGGAATTTAGACTTATTACAGAACCAGAATCTGCTAAGCTCTGCGCTGAACGCTGTGATGATGAGCTTATAATTTCTCTTGAAAAAATCTATGATAATATGAAAAATTATAAAGATGATATACAAAAGTTCACTAAGGAAGATTTAAATTTTCACACAAAAATAGCAGAAGGTACTAAAAATTCATTAATAATAAAAATAAATGAGCTTCTTATGAATATACTTGAATACCATCAAAGAGGATTATACGAAACATTGGGTCCTAAAGGTGGTATCTGTGAACATAAATTTATTCTAGATGCTATAAAAAATAGAGATTCTGAACTTGCCTTTATATATTCAAGAAGACATGCAGAAAGAACAATAAATGATCTAAAGAAACTACAAACCTAA
- a CDS encoding NUDIX hydrolase, giving the protein MTENKIQKLTPLAETKFLSLYDIEYKNKKQDTRHWTVASRKDYKALSDQYLNGAAEKTDAAIIAAFHEDTHKIVCIKQFRVPLNDYVYELPAGLIDAGEDFEAAARRELKEETGLTLLDINYEKSKKRVYASAGMTDESAAMIFCTCSGTLSKDYLEDDEDIEVMLLSKNEVKKLLNDDVKMDMRAFITLQAFTELGEKLFK; this is encoded by the coding sequence ATGACAGAAAATAAAATACAAAAATTAACCCCTCTAGCAGAAACAAAATTTCTAAGTCTTTATGATATTGAATACAAAAATAAAAAACAAGATACAAGACACTGGACTGTAGCTTCAAGGAAAGATTACAAAGCTCTTAGTGATCAATATCTTAATGGTGCTGCTGAAAAAACCGATGCGGCAATAATTGCAGCTTTTCATGAAGATACACACAAAATAGTCTGCATAAAACAATTCAGAGTACCCTTAAACGACTATGTTTATGAGCTTCCCGCAGGACTTATAGACGCAGGTGAAGATTTTGAAGCAGCTGCTCGACGTGAGCTTAAAGAGGAAACAGGCCTTACACTTTTGGATATAAACTATGAAAAAAGTAAAAAGCGTGTTTATGCCTCTGCTGGCATGACTGATGAATCTGCAGCAATGATATTTTGCACCTGCAGTGGAACCTTATCAAAAGATTATCTTGAAGATGACGAAGATATAGAAGTTATGCTTCTTTCTAAAAATGAAGTAAAAAAATTATTAAATGACGATGTAAAAATGGATATGAGAGCTTTTATAACTCTTCAAGCTTTCACCGAACTCGGCGAAAAACTATTTAAATAG
- the rbr3B gene encoding NADH peroxidase has product MKKFKCVVCGYIYTGEDAPEKCPVCGAGKDKFVEVKDEGEGWADEHKIGVAKGVDKEVLEGLRANFTGECTEVGMYLAMARQADREGYPEVAEAYKRIAFEEAEHASKFAELLGEVVVADTKTNLQMRVDAEKGACEGKKELATLAKKLNYDAIHDTVHEMCKDEARHGSAFRGLLNRYFK; this is encoded by the coding sequence ATGAAAAAATTTAAATGTGTTGTTTGTGGATATATCTATACAGGAGAGGATGCTCCAGAAAAATGCCCTGTATGTGGTGCTGGAAAAGATAAATTTGTAGAAGTTAAAGACGAAGGCGAAGGCTGGGCAGATGAGCACAAAATAGGAGTTGCTAAGGGTGTAGATAAAGAAGTTCTTGAAGGCTTAAGAGCTAACTTTACAGGAGAATGCACAGAAGTTGGCATGTATCTTGCAATGGCAAGACAAGCAGATAGAGAAGGATACCCTGAAGTTGCAGAAGCATATAAGAGAATTGCATTTGAAGAAGCTGAACATGCTTCAAAGTTTGCTGAGCTTTTAGGAGAAGTTGTAGTAGCTGATACTAAGACAAATCTTCAAATGAGAGTTGATGCTGAAAAAGGAGCTTGCGAAGGAAAGAAAGAGCTTGCAACTTTAGCTAAAAAGCTTAACTATGATGCTATTCATGATACAGTACATGAAATGTGCAAAGATGAAGCTAGACACGGTTCTGCTTTCAGAGGTTTATTAAATAGATATTTTAAATAG
- a CDS encoding HD domain-containing protein translates to MIDIVSNVIKEMILYFDGDVRRINHALKVYSFSKTIGQLENIPEEMFKILEVAAVLHDIGIKESERKYNSSAGNYQELEGPAVAKSLLEKFNLEDTFVNRVCYLIGHHHTYTEIDNLDYQILIEADFIVNIFEDSIPKDNVDIVKKKYFKTTTGVSLIDSMYK, encoded by the coding sequence GTGATTGATATTGTAAGTAATGTTATTAAAGAAATGATATTATATTTTGATGGAGATGTACGACGCATAAACCATGCTTTAAAAGTTTATAGCTTTTCAAAAACAATAGGTCAATTAGAAAATATACCTGAAGAAATGTTTAAAATTCTTGAGGTTGCTGCTGTTTTGCATGATATTGGTATTAAGGAAAGTGAAAGAAAATACAATTCATCTGCCGGAAACTATCAAGAATTAGAAGGTCCCGCTGTTGCCAAAAGCCTTTTAGAAAAGTTTAACTTAGAAGATACCTTTGTTAATAGGGTTTGCTATCTTATAGGTCATCATCATACTTATACTGAAATTGATAATTTGGATTACCAAATTTTAATAGAGGCTGATTTCATTGTAAATATATTCGAAGATTCCATTCCTAAGGATAATGTCGATATAGTTAAGAAAAAATACTTCAAAACCACTACTGGAGTATCCCTCATAGACAGCATGTATAAATAA
- the dapA gene encoding 4-hydroxy-tetrahydrodipicolinate synthase, translated as MKIEGVLIPLITPFKDGKVDLASYEKLIRHYSKKGVAGFMPLATTGETPTLSDYEYQSILEKTVECNELNLPIYVGFGGNNTEKMTKDIKMLDKYNIKGILSVCPYYNRPDQRGIYEHFKRISESTSLDIVLYNIPYRTGRNIENDTIRRLSELDNIVGVKDACGDFTQTTELLLNRPDNFSILTGEDAFFYSTLMLGGDGGIMASAHLNTEKYVEVFNKSKQNDYKSALEIWKQVANMIPLLFEEPNPAPIKYCLSKTGVIASEALRLPLVPISENLKEKLNKFL; from the coding sequence ATGAAAATCGAAGGTGTTTTAATACCATTAATTACTCCTTTTAAGGATGGCAAAGTAGATTTAGCTTCTTATGAAAAACTTATTAGGCACTATTCAAAAAAAGGAGTCGCTGGCTTTATGCCTCTTGCAACCACAGGCGAAACTCCTACATTATCAGATTATGAATACCAAAGCATATTAGAAAAAACTGTTGAATGCAATGAACTTAATCTTCCTATATATGTTGGTTTTGGCGGAAATAATACCGAAAAAATGACCAAGGATATCAAAATGCTTGATAAATATAATATTAAAGGTATTTTATCAGTATGTCCTTATTATAATAGACCTGACCAAAGGGGAATATACGAACATTTTAAAAGAATATCTGAATCAACTTCCTTAGATATAGTATTATACAATATACCTTACAGAACCGGAAGAAACATAGAAAATGACACTATAAGAAGGCTTTCTGAATTAGATAATATAGTTGGAGTAAAGGATGCTTGTGGTGATTTTACTCAAACCACAGAGCTTTTATTAAATCGTCCAGATAACTTTTCAATACTTACTGGCGAAGATGCCTTCTTCTACAGCACACTAATGCTTGGAGGAGATGGCGGTATAATGGCATCCGCTCACTTAAATACTGAAAAATACGTTGAAGTATTTAATAAATCTAAGCAAAATGACTATAAATCTGCTCTAGAAATCTGGAAACAAGTAGCTAACATGATTCCTCTGCTATTTGAAGAGCCAAATCCTGCACCAATAAAGTACTGTCTCTCAAAAACAGGAGTTATAGCTTCTGAAGCTTTAAGGTTGCCTCTAGTACCTATCTCAGAAAATCTAAAAGAAAAGTTAAATAAATTTTTATAA